In Croceicoccus sp. Ery15, a genomic segment contains:
- a CDS encoding TonB-dependent receptor domain-containing protein, whose protein sequence is MSTGKRLAGVLLLSTALSFPATGFAQDVIGVPPGDDPSTEAAEIQQAEDALGPGAEVLADSDEQTEDDYSEPDISVPGGDIIVTGRRIRDVTRSSTQVVNVLSAEQIARTGEGDIAGALNRVTGLSVVGDGRVYVRGLGDRYSLAMLNGLPLPSPEPLSRVVPLDIFPTNVIASSLVQKTYSPNFPGEFGGGVINLTTRAVPEESFFTISVSGGGDTRTTGRDGLSYFGSDIDWTGFDNGNRDRPSNLEAFIDSGERIENTDIATQEGIAAQIWPTNLATVQKIGNLPPNWSASATAGTSFDVGSDAVLGVIATAGLKNSWRNRLVVSQTGNTDLELRDDSENFITDQRMLFNALVGIGMDFGEHTIRWTNLYIRDTRKQASLANSFQYEDEYDVVTQNTAWYERQLIDSQIVGEFEFGPLSVDVRGGYARTDREAPYNLTFNYVRTNLDTPTGDYYVANVTGNQIQNVDPITSVFEDLQEELWFGGIDASYEILPNLVSTVGYAYSDTDRYSERREFQLQMSVDPNMVDYGLTNEVLTAVGLRRPGDIVNGATLAGFNVGLVEPSENPAFNAALEVHAGYGQLRWLPLDTMTVDVGVRYESGKQNVALAPVFSDIDPTAAVTNIEKDYFLPAATLTWEASDDLQLRLSASKTIGRPQFRELIEQTYYDPENNRQFRGNPFLTDSELFNAEARGEYYLGGGDRLSVAGFYKEIDNPIEAVTNITSGGGRITSFINVPKAKLYGAELEAQYSYELFDVGGWFETKQLMLIANYTYSKSELSGFDGATTAPFPGSPVTIDSYFDTGDAMTGQSEHVANLQFGLEDMDVLQQFTILLNYASERVIGYGPQQPPIVEDPGLTVDFVARTEASFLGQNVELNFQARNIFARDHLEYQDNGTNRIEVNSYKRGASFSLGASMEF, encoded by the coding sequence ATGTCGACCGGCAAGCGCCTTGCAGGCGTACTCCTGCTTTCCACCGCGCTTTCCTTTCCCGCCACCGGTTTCGCGCAGGACGTAATCGGCGTACCCCCGGGCGATGATCCCAGCACCGAAGCTGCCGAGATCCAGCAGGCCGAGGATGCACTGGGCCCCGGCGCCGAGGTTCTGGCCGATAGCGACGAGCAGACCGAGGACGATTATTCCGAGCCCGATATCTCGGTGCCCGGCGGCGACATCATCGTCACCGGCCGGCGTATTCGCGACGTGACCCGTTCGTCGACGCAGGTCGTCAACGTGCTGTCCGCCGAACAGATCGCCCGCACCGGCGAAGGCGACATCGCGGGCGCGCTCAACCGCGTGACCGGCCTGTCGGTTGTCGGCGACGGCCGCGTTTACGTGCGCGGCCTGGGTGACCGTTATTCGCTCGCCATGCTGAACGGCTTGCCCCTGCCCAGCCCCGAACCGCTGAGCCGCGTCGTTCCGCTCGACATTTTTCCGACGAATGTCATTGCATCCTCGCTGGTGCAAAAGACCTATTCGCCCAACTTCCCCGGCGAATTCGGCGGCGGTGTGATCAACCTCACCACCCGCGCCGTGCCCGAGGAAAGCTTCTTCACCATTTCGGTCAGCGGTGGCGGCGATACGCGCACCACGGGCCGCGACGGCCTGTCCTATTTCGGGTCCGACATCGACTGGACCGGTTTCGACAACGGTAACCGCGATCGTCCTTCGAACCTCGAGGCCTTTATCGACAGCGGCGAGCGGATCGAAAATACCGATATCGCCACACAGGAAGGGATCGCCGCGCAGATCTGGCCGACCAATCTGGCCACTGTGCAGAAAATCGGCAATCTGCCCCCGAACTGGTCGGCTTCGGCCACGGCGGGCACATCGTTTGACGTCGGTTCCGACGCGGTTCTGGGCGTGATCGCCACCGCAGGCCTGAAAAACAGCTGGCGTAACCGTCTGGTCGTTTCGCAGACCGGCAACACCGATCTGGAACTGCGCGACGATTCCGAAAACTTCATCACCGACCAGCGCATGTTGTTCAACGCGCTGGTGGGCATCGGCATGGATTTCGGCGAGCACACCATCCGCTGGACCAACCTGTATATCCGCGACACGCGCAAGCAGGCCAGCCTTGCCAATTCGTTCCAGTACGAAGACGAATATGACGTCGTCACGCAGAACACGGCATGGTACGAACGCCAGCTGATCGACAGCCAGATCGTGGGCGAGTTCGAATTCGGGCCGCTGTCGGTCGATGTGCGCGGCGGCTATGCCCGCACCGACCGCGAGGCACCGTATAATCTGACCTTCAACTATGTCCGCACCAATCTGGACACCCCGACCGGCGATTATTACGTCGCCAATGTCACCGGCAACCAGATCCAGAACGTCGACCCGATCACCTCGGTGTTCGAGGATTTGCAGGAAGAGCTCTGGTTCGGCGGCATCGACGCCAGCTATGAAATCCTGCCGAACCTCGTCTCGACGGTCGGCTATGCCTATTCGGACACGGACCGCTATTCCGAACGCCGCGAATTCCAGCTGCAGATGAGCGTCGATCCCAATATGGTCGATTATGGCCTGACGAACGAAGTGCTGACCGCCGTCGGCCTGCGTCGTCCGGGCGACATCGTGAACGGCGCGACGCTGGCGGGCTTTAACGTCGGGCTGGTTGAGCCTTCGGAAAATCCCGCCTTCAACGCCGCGTTGGAAGTGCATGCGGGCTATGGCCAGCTGCGCTGGCTGCCGCTGGACACGATGACGGTCGATGTCGGCGTACGCTATGAAAGCGGCAAGCAGAACGTGGCTTTGGCGCCGGTGTTCAGCGACATCGACCCGACAGCCGCCGTCACCAATATCGAGAAGGATTACTTCCTCCCCGCCGCGACGCTGACCTGGGAAGCGAGCGACGATCTGCAGCTGCGCCTGTCTGCATCGAAGACCATCGGTCGCCCGCAGTTCCGCGAGCTGATCGAGCAGACCTATTACGATCCCGAAAACAACCGCCAGTTTCGCGGCAACCCGTTCCTGACCGATAGCGAGCTGTTCAATGCGGAAGCGCGCGGCGAATATTATCTGGGTGGCGGCGACCGGCTGAGCGTGGCGGGCTTCTACAAGGAAATCGACAATCCGATCGAGGCGGTGACCAACATCACCTCGGGCGGCGGGCGCATCACCAGCTTTATCAACGTGCCCAAGGCCAAGCTGTATGGCGCCGAACTGGAAGCGCAATATAGCTATGAGCTGTTCGACGTCGGCGGCTGGTTCGAAACGAAGCAGTTGATGCTGATCGCGAACTACACCTATTCGAAATCCGAACTGTCCGGCTTTGACGGTGCGACCACGGCACCCTTCCCTGGCAGCCCGGTTACCATCGACAGCTATTTCGACACGGGCGACGCCATGACCGGTCAGTCCGAGCATGTCGCCAACCTGCAGTTCGGGCTGGAAGACATGGACGTGCTTCAGCAGTTCACCATCCTGCTGAACTATGCCAGCGAGCGTGTGATCGGCTATGGCCCGCAGCAGCCCCCGATCGTCGAGGATCCCGGCCTGACCGTGGATTTCGTAGCCCGTACCGAAGCCAGCTTCCTGGGCCAGAACGTCGAACTGAATTTCCAGGCGCGCAATATTTTTGCCCGCGACCATCTGGAATATCAGGACAACGGCACCAACCGGATCGAGGTCAACAGCTACAAGCGTGGCGCCTCATTCTCGCTGGGTGCTTCGATGGAATTCTGA
- a CDS encoding DUF3857 domain-containing protein — MRFATALLLAPVMLAATPALAGEEVVYGPAPDWVDALATDLIDTDAKTAIARYDVQQRIEGGTVTVYIDRAIKLDSAEALTQAGTSTATWMPEKGDLTIHAVRILRGDEIVDVLAGGEKYTVLRREMQLESRTLDGMLTATMAVPGLRIGDVLNIVFSQTIHDETLAGGAQLNSFLFAKPAEAGFARNVVSWPADEAISWKAGPDLPQPQEETRKGYRYIRFDLPLDERDELPDDAPSRYTRPQIVQAGTFQSWEQVSAVFAPLYDMTGSIEPGSPLAKEVARIAGATDDPLERAAMATRLVQERIGYLMNGMSGGNYTPQAPARTWELRFGDCKAKSVLLLALLHDLGIDAEPVLVNTQYSDAAPEMVPMPAAFDHVIVRADIDGTPYWLDGTMTGTRIGNIANTPPYRFALPIRADGTGLQPVEPRVPAQADMTMTVVLDQRGGVDIPTLATVTTRLSGASASNLAAGVGQMSEEQRDKLLENFAGSSPLGALTLVDGDVETDDEAGTVSFTITGLMTTPWHTEGARKRHDFDMLPAAGYEFNADRARAAWRDIPVELGYPGLVEADVTILLPEQGEGFVLRGRPDLDIGYSGERVIRHVELAGDRLVAHERLESTGGEMPSAEIGRARTQAARASNAAPFLLSPADAPRAWQYAQPDLAKRLAPYEDAYAKAIERDDEDARSYTNRALFRQLTGRLALSLEDMDAAIAIDPGADNYRSRGFTRRNLGRGKDALADFRKAFEFDPTGYNARILAGQLARMGETEEALELLDDYDDYGDDHEAFVYVRSEVLAYADRADEGMAMLDALIEEQPGKGYHMNNACWYRARFHVGKDNMIEMCDKAVEQAGNPASVLDSRALAWLTMGDPAKAKADAEAALATAPDAYRTRYILGFAQRRLGEDGGDAIIDYVADTWPGIAEDYARYGLKP; from the coding sequence ATGCGTTTTGCAACCGCGCTGCTGCTTGCACCTGTCATGCTGGCGGCAACGCCCGCCCTTGCGGGAGAGGAGGTCGTCTATGGCCCCGCGCCCGACTGGGTGGATGCCCTTGCGACCGATCTGATCGATACCGACGCCAAAACCGCGATCGCGCGTTACGACGTGCAGCAAAGGATCGAGGGCGGAACCGTCACCGTCTATATCGACCGCGCGATCAAGCTTGACAGTGCCGAGGCGCTGACTCAGGCAGGCACCAGCACGGCGACATGGATGCCCGAAAAGGGCGATCTGACGATCCACGCCGTACGCATCCTGCGCGGGGACGAAATTGTCGACGTGCTGGCAGGCGGAGAGAAATACACCGTCCTGCGGCGCGAGATGCAGCTGGAAAGCCGCACGCTGGACGGCATGTTAACGGCAACCATGGCCGTGCCGGGCCTGCGCATCGGCGATGTGCTGAATATCGTATTCAGCCAGACTATTCATGACGAAACGCTGGCTGGCGGCGCGCAGCTCAATTCCTTTCTCTTCGCCAAGCCGGCCGAAGCAGGTTTCGCACGCAATGTCGTATCCTGGCCCGCGGACGAGGCGATAAGCTGGAAGGCCGGCCCCGACTTGCCGCAGCCGCAAGAGGAAACGCGCAAGGGTTACCGCTATATCCGCTTTGACCTGCCGCTGGACGAGCGGGACGAATTGCCTGACGACGCGCCCAGCCGCTATACGCGGCCCCAGATCGTTCAGGCAGGCACGTTCCAAAGTTGGGAGCAGGTCTCTGCGGTCTTCGCCCCGCTGTACGACATGACCGGCTCCATCGAACCGGGCAGCCCGCTGGCCAAAGAAGTCGCGCGCATTGCCGGTGCCACCGATGACCCGCTGGAACGCGCCGCGATGGCCACTCGGCTGGTGCAGGAACGCATCGGCTATTTGATGAACGGCATGTCGGGCGGCAATTACACCCCGCAGGCTCCGGCGAGGACGTGGGAACTGCGCTTTGGCGATTGCAAGGCGAAATCGGTGTTGCTGCTGGCGCTGCTGCACGATCTGGGCATCGATGCCGAACCGGTCCTTGTGAACACGCAATACAGCGATGCCGCGCCAGAAATGGTGCCGATGCCTGCGGCTTTCGATCATGTGATCGTGCGCGCCGATATCGACGGAACGCCATACTGGCTCGATGGCACGATGACCGGAACGCGGATCGGCAATATCGCCAATACGCCGCCCTATCGCTTTGCGCTGCCCATCCGCGCCGACGGCACCGGCCTGCAACCGGTCGAACCGCGCGTGCCGGCACAGGCCGACATGACCATGACGGTCGTGCTCGACCAGCGCGGCGGCGTCGATATCCCGACGCTGGCCACCGTTACCACCCGCCTTTCGGGTGCCAGCGCCAGCAATCTGGCCGCAGGCGTTGGACAAATGAGCGAGGAACAACGCGACAAACTGCTGGAAAACTTTGCCGGAAGCAGCCCGCTGGGCGCGCTCACGCTGGTCGACGGGGATGTCGAAACCGATGACGAAGCGGGCACGGTCAGCTTTACCATTACGGGGCTGATGACCACGCCATGGCATACCGAAGGCGCCCGCAAGCGGCACGACTTCGATATGCTGCCCGCCGCCGGATATGAATTCAACGCCGACCGCGCGCGGGCTGCGTGGCGCGATATTCCGGTCGAACTGGGTTATCCGGGTCTGGTCGAAGCGGATGTCACCATTCTGCTACCCGAACAGGGAGAAGGCTTCGTCCTGCGCGGGCGCCCCGATCTCGACATCGGTTACAGCGGAGAGCGGGTGATCCGCCATGTCGAACTGGCCGGCGACCGGCTGGTGGCGCACGAACGGCTGGAAAGCACCGGCGGCGAGATGCCTTCTGCCGAGATCGGCCGTGCCCGCACGCAGGCGGCGCGCGCCAGCAATGCAGCGCCCTTCCTGCTCTCGCCCGCCGACGCGCCGCGTGCATGGCAATATGCGCAGCCCGATCTGGCAAAGCGGCTTGCCCCGTACGAGGATGCCTATGCCAAAGCGATCGAACGCGATGACGAGGATGCACGCAGCTATACCAACCGTGCCCTGTTCCGGCAGCTGACAGGCCGCCTTGCCCTGTCGCTGGAGGATATGGACGCCGCCATCGCCATCGATCCCGGTGCCGACAATTACCGCAGCCGGGGCTTTACCCGCCGCAATCTGGGGCGCGGCAAGGATGCCCTCGCCGACTTCCGCAAGGCATTCGAATTCGACCCCACCGGCTATAACGCCCGTATTCTCGCCGGTCAGCTGGCGCGCATGGGAGAGACTGAAGAGGCGCTCGAACTGCTCGACGATTACGACGACTACGGCGACGACCACGAAGCATTTGTCTATGTCCGGTCCGAAGTGCTCGCCTATGCCGACCGCGCCGACGAAGGCATGGCGATGCTGGATGCCCTGATCGAGGAGCAGCCCGGCAAGGGATACCACATGAACAATGCGTGCTGGTATCGCGCCCGCTTCCACGTGGGCAAGGACAACATGATCGAGATGTGCGACAAGGCAGTCGAACAGGCCGGCAATCCGGCATCGGTGCTCGACAGCAGGGCGCTGGCATGGCTGACCATGGGCGATCCTGCAAAGGCCAAGGCCGATGCCGAAGCCGCCTTGGCCACAGCGCCCGATGCCTATCGCACGCGCTATATTCTGGGCTTTGCGCAGCGCCGACTGGGTGAGGATGGCGGCGATGCGATCATCGACTATGTCGCAGACACATGGCCCGGCATTGCCGAGGATTACGCCCGCTATGGCCTGAAGCCGTAA
- a CDS encoding response regulator transcription factor, protein MDQVYIYLTDPYAEAMEPFAHDEMRFVFERLEASGPRRLLDGPIWAFVDWVMDDLSGLEMCRRLRADERTRDAHVTMVLERDDIEDRRRALSAGADDYMVGPLDRNAVLDRVLAVQARSRHRHATQLLQAGDLAIDLMALQARWGQTPVTLRPNEFRLLRFFAENPNRVLTRHELIEGLGKLEPPIDERTVDVWIGRLRRALKAAGAGNPLRTVRSLGYVLDIG, encoded by the coding sequence GTGGACCAAGTTTACATCTATCTGACCGACCCGTACGCAGAGGCGATGGAGCCTTTCGCGCATGACGAGATGCGCTTCGTTTTCGAACGGCTGGAAGCAAGCGGCCCGCGCCGCCTGCTCGACGGGCCGATCTGGGCCTTTGTCGATTGGGTCATGGACGATCTGTCGGGGCTTGAAATGTGCCGCCGCCTGCGCGCCGACGAACGCACGCGCGATGCCCATGTCACCATGGTATTGGAACGCGACGACATCGAAGACCGCCGCCGCGCGCTGAGCGCGGGGGCCGACGATTACATGGTCGGTCCGCTGGACCGCAATGCGGTGCTTGATCGCGTATTGGCAGTTCAGGCGCGCAGCCGCCATCGCCATGCGACGCAATTGTTGCAGGCAGGCGATCTTGCCATCGATCTGATGGCGTTACAGGCGCGTTGGGGACAGACGCCGGTCACGCTGCGACCCAATGAATTTCGCCTGCTGCGCTTTTTCGCCGAGAATCCGAATCGCGTGCTGACAAGGCACGAGTTGATCGAGGGGCTGGGCAAGCTGGAGCCGCCGATCGACGAACGCACGGTCGATGTCTGGATCGGACGACTGCGCCGCGCGCTGAAAGCGGCGGGCGCAGGCAATCCGCTGCGAACGGTTCGCTCGCTCGGCTATGTGCTCGACATCGGCTAG
- a CDS encoding RNA degradosome polyphosphate kinase: MDSIPPQDLYYNRELSWLAFNRRVLAEAARPDYPLLERVRFLSISGSNLDEFMMIRVAGLAGQVRRGISKLSIEGRTPSQQLAAIREATEALQAEQQDIWRELHGLLVKERIHVADEGRIDVDARNWLKEYFLDHLLPVLTPQAIDPAHPFPFVANQGLGVLFHLTRISDGEQVVEMILIPSALPRFVRVPGGEEATYISIERLICRFADLLFPGFRIEGDGAFRVLRDSDIELEEEAEDLVRYFRTAIQRRRRGKVIQLEIEEDFDPVAGELLREQLGLTDVQVIKTNGMIGVEGLSDIVDEDRPELKFEPYSPRYPERIMEHDGDCFAAICEKDIVIHHPYESFEVVVDFVRQAANDPDVVAIKQTLYRAGKQSAIINALIAAAEAGKSVTAVVELKARFDEEQNLLWANQLERAGVQVIYGFVDWKTHAKVSMVVRREGSKYRTYCHFGTGNYHPVTTRIYTDLSFFTADPRFGRDAAKLFNFVTGYVEPHGLEQLVVSPIDMRNELYRNIDREIANQQAGRPAAIWAKLNSLTDKGVIDKLYEAGQAGVPVSLVVRGICCLKTGIPGISDTIEVKSIIGRFLEHSRIWAFANGYRLPSPRARVFITSADAMSRNLDRRVEAMVPIRNRTVHDQILQQVLLANLLDTEQSWILQADGSYTRADSTDRPFNLHNYFMTNPSLSGRGQALVEDAVPRLALRKGAQV, from the coding sequence ATGGACTCGATCCCTCCGCAGGACCTCTATTACAATCGCGAACTGAGCTGGCTTGCGTTCAACAGGCGCGTTCTGGCAGAGGCTGCGCGCCCCGATTACCCGCTGCTGGAACGCGTTCGCTTCCTCTCGATCTCGGGCAGCAATCTCGACGAATTCATGATGATCCGCGTGGCGGGACTGGCGGGGCAGGTCCGGCGCGGCATTTCAAAACTGTCGATAGAGGGGCGCACCCCTTCGCAGCAGCTTGCCGCCATCCGCGAGGCGACCGAGGCATTGCAGGCCGAGCAGCAGGACATCTGGCGCGAGCTTCACGGCCTGCTGGTCAAGGAGCGCATCCATGTTGCCGACGAAGGCCGCATCGATGTCGACGCGCGCAACTGGCTCAAGGAATATTTCCTCGATCACTTGCTGCCGGTTCTGACCCCGCAGGCGATCGATCCGGCCCACCCGTTTCCCTTCGTCGCGAACCAGGGTCTGGGTGTGCTGTTCCACCTGACCCGCATTTCGGACGGCGAGCAGGTGGTAGAGATGATCCTGATCCCGTCGGCCCTGCCGCGATTCGTGCGCGTGCCGGGCGGGGAAGAGGCGACCTATATTTCCATAGAACGGCTGATCTGCCGTTTCGCGGATTTGCTGTTCCCCGGCTTCCGGATCGAGGGAGACGGCGCGTTCCGCGTGTTGCGCGATTCGGATATCGAGCTTGAGGAAGAGGCCGAAGATCTTGTCCGCTATTTCCGCACGGCGATCCAGCGCCGCCGCCGCGGCAAGGTGATCCAGCTTGAAATCGAAGAGGATTTCGATCCCGTCGCGGGCGAATTGCTGCGCGAACAGCTGGGCCTGACCGATGTGCAGGTCATCAAGACCAATGGCATGATCGGCGTCGAAGGCCTGTCCGACATCGTCGACGAGGACCGGCCCGAGCTGAAATTCGAGCCCTATTCCCCGCGCTATCCCGAACGCATCATGGAGCACGACGGGGACTGCTTTGCCGCGATCTGCGAAAAGGACATCGTCATCCATCACCCTTACGAAAGTTTCGAGGTGGTGGTCGATTTCGTGCGTCAGGCCGCGAACGATCCCGATGTGGTGGCGATCAAGCAGACATTGTACCGCGCAGGCAAGCAATCGGCGATCATCAATGCGCTGATCGCGGCGGCTGAGGCAGGCAAGTCGGTGACCGCCGTGGTCGAACTGAAAGCTCGTTTCGACGAGGAACAGAACCTTCTTTGGGCCAATCAGCTGGAACGCGCGGGCGTGCAGGTGATCTATGGCTTCGTCGACTGGAAGACCCACGCCAAGGTGTCGATGGTCGTGCGGCGCGAGGGCAGCAAATATCGCACCTATTGCCACTTTGGCACCGGCAATTACCATCCGGTGACGACGCGCATCTATACCGATCTGTCGTTCTTTACCGCCGATCCGCGCTTTGGCCGCGACGCTGCCAAGTTGTTTAATTTTGTCACCGGCTATGTCGAACCGCACGGGCTGGAACAGCTGGTCGTCTCGCCCATCGACATGCGGAACGAGCTGTATCGCAACATCGACCGCGAAATCGCGAATCAGCAGGCCGGACGCCCCGCCGCGATCTGGGCCAAGCTCAATTCGCTGACCGACAAGGGCGTGATCGACAAGCTGTATGAAGCGGGGCAGGCGGGCGTGCCCGTCAGCCTTGTGGTGCGCGGCATCTGTTGCCTGAAAACCGGCATTCCCGGCATTTCCGATACGATCGAGGTCAAATCGATCATCGGTCGCTTTCTTGAACACAGCCGTATCTGGGCCTTTGCCAACGGCTATCGCCTTCCCAGTCCGCGCGCGCGTGTGTTCATCACCAGCGCCGACGCGATGAGCCGCAATCTGGACCGCAGGGTCGAGGCGATGGTGCCGATCCGCAACCGCACGGTGCACGACCAGATCCTGCAACAGGTGCTGCTGGCCAATCTGCTGGACACCGAACAAAGCTGGATATTGCAGGCCGATGGCAGCTATACCCGCGCCGATTCCACCGACAGGCCATTTAACCTGCACAATTATTTCATGACCAACCCCTCGCTTTCGGGCCGCGGACAGGCACTTGTCGAAGATGCCGTGCCGCGCCTCGCCTTGCGCAAGGGTGCGCAGGTCTGA